Proteins from a single region of Hypomesus transpacificus isolate Combined female chromosome 9, fHypTra1, whole genome shotgun sequence:
- the manbal gene encoding protein MANBAL, producing MSAELDLSPPEVPEPTLLESLLRYGLFLGAIFQLICILAIIIPSSKTHEQESEAGDGKPAEPNKKAKGPAPQIRQKLKKESKKKR from the exons ATGTCAGCGGAGCTGGACCTGTCACCCCCGGAGGTTCCTGAGCCGACCCTGCTAGAAAGCCTGCTCCGCTATGGTCTGTTCCTGGGGGCTATCTTCCAACTCATATGCATCCTGGCCATCATCATACCATCTTCGAAGACACACGAACAG GAGTCTGAGGCTGGAGATGGGAAACCTGCAGAGCCCAACAAGAAGGCTAAAGGACCTGCACCACAGATTCGCCAGAAactaaagaaagagagcaagaagaagcgatag